The genomic region ACACGCATCGCTTCAAGCCAGTTGGTGCCAGCGGTTTTCACATGGAAATGACCTCTGGTGTGTTTACCAATCAATGTAAAGATTGAGAATTTATCTGACCCTGAGTGAATCGATAACTTATAACCAAAATGTCTCGCAATCGCAGCGTGTACCATGAGTTCGACTTCAAATTGCTTGATATCGCCTACATAGTCAATCCCTTTTTGGAATTCACCACAGAATCGTGGTGCCAACGTATCGAGTTTAACCCCTCTGAGTTTCAATTCGTTCGCAACAAAATAGTGTTGTGCCGGGGTGGTTGGTGTAGAGGTTTCATCGATGGATAGCTCGAAGTTCGCTTCGGCTTTTTGATCGATAAAGAATGTTTGATAAATTTTGGCTGCGAATTCGATGGCTTTTCCATAAACCAAGACACAACGGTTCAATTCATTTTCAGAAAACTCTACCACACTGTGTTCAATTTGAATTGGGTGACCTAAATAACGCTTTTTAAGCATGTCATCGATTTGAACTTCACGACGAACTTGTTCATCGGTCATGTGATTTACATCATTTCGAATATAGTCACTCGCGTCCAAAGTAATCATTGTAAACCCTAAAGATAACGCGTACTTAATGTCTTCTGGTTTCTTTAAATGGTCACCATCAGCACCAAAGCCTCTGGTGAATCCCACTTTAAACGCACCAAATGACGCAGCATCTAACACGTCCTCATAGGTTCTATGGGTTAATGTGAGTTCTCTGATGGATTGTTGAGCAAAAATTGGATAAGCATCGTATTGTTTAAACACACGCGCATGTCCTGGGGTTGCTAGACCCAAACGGTCACCTAAACCAAAACTTCTTTGTTTATTTAAAACAGGGATGGGTTTGGTAAATGGGAACAATCTTCTCAGTACTTGTCCATTTTCAAAGGTGAGTGGTGCGATGACCACAGGTACTCCTGAAACATCATCAATTTGACCCTTAAATTGGTTTGCTAATCTGCCATAAGCTACCAATTCATCTGCGTGTGGTGCTGCTTGCATCCAAACGTAAGTATCTTCGACTTGTTGAATGGATTTAGGATATACCTTTGATCCATAGACACCTTGAATGCCCGATAATGCCTTTAAAAAATCCGTGTTTTTGTTTGACATATGTTCTCTCCTCTTGTGTATATATTTCCTTTAGAAATAGGCTTGCTTAAAAATGAATGACCATTTTTATGAATAAGCAACCGCTACCATAATACTATTTTACCACATTTTTTATTTTGTAAACACTGTTTATATATGCGGACACATTTTTATCAACGACACTTTTTATAGCACCGTTGATAGCCGTGTTTACTGTTTGAATATGAATGTGTTGATAGCGTGTGTAAACCCATCTTCTTTAAAGGTTTTGGTCACATAAGACGCGTTTTCTTTTAAGGTAGTTTCGCCATCGCCCATCGCTACACCGATGCCAGCAATTTGAACCATCGATAAGTCATTTTCTTGATCACCAATCGACAAAACTTCGGTTAAAGGTATCCCTAAATGTTCACATAGAATATTTAAAGCTCTGCCTTTACTCGCGATTTTATTGCCCACATCGATAAATGAAGCTTGAGAAGATAAAACATAAACGTCATCGATTCGAGATAATGTTGTTCTTAAGGTATTAAACTTATGTTCATTGGGTTCAATGATCAGGATTTTTAACAACCCTTGCTTTAAATAAGGTTCAATCTGTTCGGATTCAACCACCACAGATTCAAAGGTACCAATGCGCGATTCTAACAATGCTTTCGCGCTTTGGTTTGAAACGATGACTTGTGTGGTGTATAAAAGATAATCGGTTTGATGTTGGTTTAATAGGGCTAAAACTCGATTAGCCACCGTGGGTTCGATGACATCTTGATGTAATACTTTTTGTTGATTAAAATCATAGATCATCGCACCGTTGGTACAAATAATCGGCCATTTAATGTTGAGCGTTTTAGCCATTGATTTAACCGCGTCTTTATGACGTCCAGTCGCAAGGGTGAATACATAGCCTTCGTTTTGAAGGCGTAGTATGGTTTGTTTGGTTTTGTCGGACATCTCTTTTTTATTGACCAATGTCCCATCTAAATCAGCAATAATCATTTTCATAATTTATCAGCACTCCAGTGCCATTATACACTATTATTATTCTTAAACTTATGTTTGACTATTCATAATTCAAATTTACTTCAGGTATTCTACTTATTTTTTAATTTTCTGTAATGCTTTGTTTAAGGCTACCATAAGCGCTTTTGGCAACAACTTGGAATTATAACTCGTGATCATTTTAATACTCATACTACGAATGTTTGCTAAAGTTGTTTTCTCATCCATAGAATGAAAATATTGATTAAATACTTGTTTTGCTTCTGGATGATTTATTACTTCATGAATGGTATCATAAATACTAAAATAGTCCGGTTTTATGTTTTCCAATGCATCCTCATTTGAAACCGTATCTATCCAATCTGAAGGATTAATGCCAAACACATTATTGACTGTATTTTGTTTTTGATAAGTGTATTGTAAAACTGGTTGATCAACAGTAATCCATTCAACAGATTCCACCAAACCATTGGCTTTGACAATGATTTCATTTTTACCAAGCTCTAGGTGAATCGGTGCAGTGAAGACTACATCATCTTTGAATATCTGACTGATGGATACCCCATTATGACTTACCTGTATATTGTGTTGATTAGAATAAACTTTTAAAATAATGTCTCTTTGATGTCGATACTTAAATCGTTTAGAAGTGATGTGTAGCATTGGGGTTTTAAGCCATTTTGCTTGATAAAAATAGTAAGCATCTTTTAACACCTTGTGGTCAAAAGTTACTAATCCTTTAAAGTTTTTTCCTTTAAACTCACCACTTTCTCGAAAATCAGAAGCGAAGTCGTACATGTTCCAGACGAATGTTCCCCATATAAAATCATATTTGCTAAATATGCTGTAAGATTTCTCGTGCCATATAGCCTGATACTCTTCCGTATAATCCTGCATTTGTGGTTGATCAGAATGGTACTCTACGATTGCTTCAACACCATACTCACTAATGGCTAATAACTCATTTGGTTTTGTATGTTCATAATGAGACAACCATGAATCGAAGTCTTCAACTTTACCCATATACCAACCAAAGTATAAGTTATATCCAAGTAAATCAGTATGTGTATGAATCGAGTCAATGATTGGTTGTCTTGCCAATTGAGCTTGCACAGTTAAACGATTTTGATCTAGCGTTTTAGCTAAATTTACCAATGATATAACCACGTTTTCAACACCATCATTTTTTCCAAAAGCTGTGATTTCATTTTGAATACCCCAGATGACAATTGATGAGTGATTCATATTTTGAAGTATAAGTTCTTTGAGTTGTTGGTGCGCATTCAAACCCAATGTATCGGTTTTTGATCCTCTTGAAATAAATGGGATTTCTGCCCAAACCATGAAACCATAACGATCACATAATTCATAAAAATAATCATGATGCTGATAATGTGCTAATCGAATAGCATTTGCACCTAATTTGGAGA from Paracholeplasma manati harbors:
- a CDS encoding tagaturonate epimerase family protein, with translation MSNKNTDFLKALSGIQGVYGSKVYPKSIQQVEDTYVWMQAAPHADELVAYGRLANQFKGQIDDVSGVPVVIAPLTFENGQVLRRLFPFTKPIPVLNKQRSFGLGDRLGLATPGHARVFKQYDAYPIFAQQSIRELTLTHRTYEDVLDAASFGAFKVGFTRGFGADGDHLKKPEDIKYALSLGFTMITLDASDYIRNDVNHMTDEQVRREVQIDDMLKKRYLGHPIQIEHSVVEFSENELNRCVLVYGKAIEFAAKIYQTFFIDQKAEANFELSIDETSTPTTPAQHYFVANELKLRGVKLDTLAPRFCGEFQKGIDYVGDIKQFEVELMVHAAIARHFGYKLSIHSGSDKFSIFTLIGKHTRGHFHVKTAGTNWLEAMRVVSAKAPKLYRDIHAYAISMFGEAQKFYHVTTDLNRIPALETLKDEELPNLFHNNDARQLIHITYGFILNHKNEQGEFVFRNQLFALWRDEAQTYSDMLYAHIGMHLELLYKGF
- a CDS encoding Cof-type HAD-IIB family hydrolase, which gives rise to MKMIIADLDGTLVNKKEMSDKTKQTILRLQNEGYVFTLATGRHKDAVKSMAKTLNIKWPIICTNGAMIYDFNQQKVLHQDVIEPTVANRVLALLNQHQTDYLLYTTQVIVSNQSAKALLESRIGTFESVVVESEQIEPYLKQGLLKILIIEPNEHKFNTLRTTLSRIDDVYVLSSQASFIDVGNKIASKGRALNILCEHLGIPLTEVLSIGDQENDLSMVQIAGIGVAMGDGETTLKENASYVTKTFKEDGFTHAINTFIFKQ
- a CDS encoding glycoside hydrolase family 2 protein, which encodes MKKININNDWYFTKDDIENQPTWTKISLPHTWNNIDGQDGGSDYYRSVCHYRKSLRISDISGALYLEFEGANSVSTVYFNGILLGTHKGGYSKFRFDISGLALIGENHILVSVDNSHHEEVFPLMADFTFYGGLYRDVFLIQTNTIAFYLMDEASDGVYVFQDDVTSQYTRFRVKSMIFNRDISQTVDVLIRLNDAKSKTVLSDLRQLPVKGLNISEVSLVLENPHLWQGIDDPYLYTLTVSLIKNNMILDSREIAIGFRKLLKTENGLFLNGKKIRLNGVSRHQDIQGYGNCLTKSMMEEDIKQISKLGANAIRLAHYQHHDYFYELCDRYGFMVWAEIPFISRGSKTDTLGLNAHQQLKELILQNMNHSSIVIWGIQNEITAFGKNDGVENVVISLVNLAKTLDQNRLTVQAQLARQPIIDSIHTHTDLLGYNLYFGWYMGKVEDFDSWLSHYEHTKPNELLAISEYGVEAIVEYHSDQPQMQDYTEEYQAIWHEKSYSIFSKYDFIWGTFVWNMYDFASDFRESGEFKGKNFKGLVTFDHKVLKDAYYFYQAKWLKTPMLHITSKRFKYRHQRDIILKVYSNQHNIQVSHNGVSISQIFKDDVVFTAPIHLELGKNEIIVKANGLVESVEWITVDQPVLQYTYQKQNTVNNVFGINPSDWIDTVSNEDALENIKPDYFSIYDTIHEVINHPEAKQVFNQYFHSMDEKTTLANIRSMSIKMITSYNSKLLPKALMVALNKALQKIKK